The following coding sequences lie in one Anolis carolinensis isolate JA03-04 unplaced genomic scaffold, rAnoCar3.1.pri scaffold_11, whole genome shotgun sequence genomic window:
- the ireb2 gene encoding iron-responsive element-binding protein 2 has protein sequence MDPAGTDCLFQNLIETLDENTDKRFYNIAKLGGTKYDILPYSIRVLLEAAVRNCDGFLIKEEDAMNILNWKTKQNNVEVPFCPARVLLQDFTGIPAMVDFAAMREAVKTLGGDPTKVHPACPTDLTVDHSLQIDFNKCAIQNTPNPGGGDLQKPPSKLSPLRAPRKASCRGQSSCKGPCDGEPRRNAGQLSVQIENTPLLCPFHLQPVPEPETVLKNQEIEFGRNRERLQFFKWGSKVFRNVSIIPPGTGMAHQVNLEYLSRVIFDTEGLLYPDSVIGTDSHTTMVNGLGILGWGMGGIETEAVMLGLPVTFTLPEVVGCELTGSASPLATSIDVVLSITKQLRQAGVSGKFVEFFGPGVSQLSIGDRTTIANMCPEYGAILSFFPIDNVTLKHLKYTGFDKTQLKSMEAYLKAVKLFRNYQLPTEEPEYSQIIHINLESITPYVSGPKRPQDRVAVTDMKKDFQTCLSEKVGFKGFQIPPEKQNDTVPVEYEGNEYKLAHGSVVIAAVISCTNNCNPSVMLGAGLLAKKAVEAGLTVKPYIRTSLSPGSGMVTQYLSSSGVLPYLNKLGFEVIGYGCSTCVGNTAPLPETIQNAIVQGDLVACGVLSGNKNFEGRLCSCIRANYLASPPLVIAYAIAGTVNIDFQMEPLGITPDGKSIFLYDIWPTREELQQVEEEFVIASMFKELRQKMEKGNKLWNSLEAPESVLFTWDSKSTYIRCPSFFDKLAKDPRPPQSIENAHVLLHLGDSVTTDHVSPAGSIARGSAAARYLTNKGLTPREFNSYGARRGNDAVMTRGTFANIKLFNKFIGKPAPKTIHFPTGQTLDVFDAAELYRKENIPLIILAGQKYGLGSSRDWAAKGPFLLGVKAVIAESYEKIHKGHLIGMGIAPLQFLQGESAHVLGLTGKEQFSISFPQELSPGITLDIKTNTGKVFRVLASFDNDVEVTLYKHGGVLNYMMRRLL, from the exons ATATCCTGCCTTATTCCATACGGGTTCTGTTGGAAGCTGCGGTCCGTAACTGTGATGGCTTCCTTATAAAAGAAGAAGATGCCAtgaacattttgaattggaaaacaaAGCAGAACAATGTAGAAGTGCCCTTCTGCCCTGCCAGAGTCCTCCTCCAAGACTTCAC TGGAATTCCTGCCATGGTGGATTTTGCTGCTATGAGGGAAGCTGTGAAAACTCTGGGAGGAGATCCTACCAAAGTCCATCCTGCCTGTCCAACAGATCTCACTGTTGACCATTCTTTGCAGATTGACTTCAATAaatg tgCAATACAGAACACCCCAAATCCTGGTGGTGGGGATTTGCAGAAGCCGCCCTCCAAGCTTTCTCCACTGAGAGCCCCTCGGAAGGCGTCTTGCAGGGGCCAGTCCAGTTGCAAAGGGCCCTGTGATGGAGAACCAAGGCGGAACGCGGGGCAACTCTCTGTGCAAATTGAGAACACACCTCTTCTGTGTCCTTTTCATCTTCAACCAGTGCCTGA gcctgaaacagttttaaaaaaccaGGAGATAGAATTTGGTAGAAATAGAGAAAGACTCCAGTTTTTCAAG TGGGGCTCCAAAGTTTTTAGGAATGTCTCCATAATCCCTCCTGGAACAGGAATGGCACACCAAGTAAACCTGGAGTACTTGTCGAGGGTCATATTTGACACTGAAGGCCTTCTTTATCCGGACAGTGTCATTGGCACCGATTCTCATACAACAATGGTGAATGGCTTGGGCATCTTGGGATGGG GAATGGGAGGAATTGAAACAGAAGCAGTCATGCTGGGATTACCAGTCACCTTCACTTTGCCTGAGGTGGTTGGATGTGAACTTACTGGCTCTGCCAGCCCACTTGCCACATCAATAGATGTGGTCCTGAGCATTACAAAG cAACTGAGGCAAGCAGGGGTGTCTGGAAAATTCGTGGAGTTCTTTGGTCCTGGAGTTTCCCAGCTCTCTATAGGCGACCGAACCACAATAGCAAATATGTGTCCAGAATATGGTGCTATCTTGAGCTTTTTCCCTATCGATAATGTGACACTGAAGCATTTAAAGTATACAG GTTTTGACAAGACCCAACTTAAGTCCATGGAAGCGTATCTTAAAGCTGTGAAATTGTTTAGAAATTATCAGCTTCCCACTGAAGAACCAGAATATTCGCAG ATTATACATATAAACCTGGAATCAATAACACCCTACGTAAGCGGCCCCAAAAGGCCACAGGATAGAGTGGCTGTGACGGACATGAaaaaggatttccagacatgCCTCAGTGAAAAG GTTGGGTTTAAAGGCTTTCAGATCCCGCCAGAAAAGCAAAACGACACCGTCCCTGTGGAGTATGAAGGAAACGAGTACAAGTTGGCGCATGGATCCGTGGTCATTGCGGCCGTGATCAGCTGTACGAACAACTGCAATCCATCTGTGATGCTAGGAGCAG GTTTGTTGGCCAAAAAGGCTGTTGAAGCTGGTCTGACCGTGAAACCTTACATCCGAACTAGCTTATCACCAGGGAGCGGAATGGTCACCCAGTATCTCAGTTCCAGTGGCGTATTGCCGTACCTTAACAAACTCGG ATTTGAGGTCATTGGCTATGGATGTTCCACATGTGTTGGAAATACCGCTCCGCTACCAGAAACAATTCAGAATGCAATTGTTCAG GGTGATTTGGTGGCTTGTGGGGTTTTGTCAGGGAACAAAAACTTCGAAGGCCGCCTCTGCAGCTGCATCCGTGCCAACTACCTTGCCTCTCCTCCTCTTGTTATAGCTTATGCTATTGCAGGAACTGTGaatatagatttccagatggagcCATTAG GAATCACTCCTGATGGGAAAAGTATTTTCTTGTACGATATTTGGCCTACGCGAGAAGAACTTCAACAAGTAGAGGAAGAGTTTGTCATAGCGTCCATGTTTAAAGAGCTGAGGCAAAAGATGGAG AAAGGAAACAAGCTATGGAACTCTTTGGAAGCGCCCGAGTCGGTTTTATTTACATGGGATTCAAAGTCTACTTACATCCGATGTCCTTCGTTTTTTGATAAGCTT GCCAAAGACCCTCGTCCGCCCCAGTCGATTGAAAACGCACACGTTCTGTTGCACTTGGGGGATTCTGTCACAACGGATCACGTCTCGCCTGCAGGCAGCATCGCCAGGGGCAGCGCCGCCGCCAGATACTTGACCAATAAAGG CCTCACTCCCCGTGAATTCAATTCGTATGGTGCTCGACGGGGCAATGATGCTGTGATGACGAGAGGCACTTTTGCAAACATCAAGCTTTTCAACAAATTCATTGGGAAGCCGGCTCCTAAAACCATTCACTTCCCAACAGGGCAGACG TTGGATGTATTCGATGCGGCCGAGTTATACCGGAAAGAGAACATACCTCTGATCATCTTGGCCGGCCAGAAGTACGGACTGGGGAGCTCAAGAGACTGGGCTGCAAAGGGGCCTTTTCTACTG GGTGTCAAAGCAGTTATCGCCGAAAGCTACGAGAAGATCCACAAGGGCCATTTAATTGGGATGGGCATTGCTCCGCTTCAGTTTCTCCAAGGCGAAAGCGCACACGTTTTGGGCTTGACGGGCAAAGAGCAGTTTTCGATCTCCTTTCCTCAAGAGTTATCCCCTGGAATCACGTTAGACATAAAG ACAAATACAGGTAAAGTATTCCGCGTTCTTGCCTCCTTTGACAATGACGTCGAAGTGACATTGTACAAACACGGTGGCGTTTTGAACTACATGATGCGGAGGCTCTTGTAG